The genomic stretch CAAGGATGGCGCGCATGTCGACGGCAACTTGGCGTGTACGGCCCGAGCGGACGCCGTCCATCGCGTCCAGCGCGCGGGACCACGTCCCGCAGGCTTCCTCGATCTCGCCCTGTCGTGCCTGCACTGCTCCCATGTATCCGAGGGTGACTGCATGGGTGCGCGTGAAGGCCGAGGCTTTCCGGGTCCTCACGCTGCGGCGGAAGTGTCTCGCCGCGCCCGCCAAGTCGCCCGTATCGCGAAGTGCGCAGGCGGTCTCGTGAGCCAGGCTGGCTTCCGCGAAGAAGAAGACCCTCCCGGGTTCGTCGTCGCCTTGGCTGGCGGAGGAGAGGTCATCCTCAGCACGGAGTAGCGCGCGGGCGGAGCGTTGTTTCTCGCCGTTCACCGCGAGCGCGCGAGCGTAGACAACGCCGAGTAGTGCGCGCTCTCTTGGGGACGCGGACTCGTAGCGCTTACCGTCGACGGAAGCCGCCGCCAGGTCGAGAGCGTGCTTGTGGTGCCCGAGGTCGACGGCCTGGTGCGCCATGGCACGTAGGACGTGGCCTGCCATCGCCGGGTTATCGGCTTCGGCGGCCAGCTTCACTGCCACGTTGAAATAGTGCTGGCCGACGTTGTGTTCGCCGTTGTCGAATGCCATCCAACCCGCCAGGTAGGCCAGTTCGCTGGCAGCGGTGAACATGTCACGTCTGAGATTTTCGTCGGCGTACCGTCCGCGTAGGTAGGTCGCCACGTCGGAGGTGAGGTACTGGACGACTGCCGAGCGGGCGTGTCCGCCACCTCGCCGTTGGTCGACGCGTGAGAACAGCGAGACCATGTCGATCACTGCCTCGACGTCGCCCTTGCTGACGTGCCGGCCAGCTGCTGCGCCGCGTGTCTGGCCGCGCTCGGCCATGTGCGTCCACCAGCGATCGGACGGCAGCGCCAGCGCGGCGAGCGAGTAGGCGGCAGTGCTGAGAACGCGTCTGCGTTCAGCGTCCACGTCGACTCTCCCGAGTTCGGTTAGCGCTGACAGCGTATCGACCTGCCAACCGAGCATGTCCGCTGAGGACAGCGGTTGGCCGGGCAACCCGATCTCGTCAAGAGTGACAACCCGACCGAGCTTTCGAGACAGCGCTTCACAGAGCAGCACAGGTGCGCGGCCTGAGGGCTTGGAGCCAGCGATCCAGTGTGAGACGTGGGAGCGGCCCACTCCGACGAACTCGTTGGCGTTGCTCTCTTGGGCGACGCGGACCAGCGCTCGTGCAACCTCAGCATGGGACATGCCTGCTTCCGCGATGACGGCTGCGAGCTTGGCGTTGCCGGGTCCTGGTTGCGGCACAGCGCCCCCCGCCTTAGTCGATCTTTCACCACGTTCACCGCTTCGACGTGCGTCACAGCGTACCTACGGGCTGTGGTTTGCGATTCGCTATAGGTACGTAAGACAGCGGCCAACCTGGTGCACATTAGGCCATATCGCCTCCGTCTTGCATAACCGGAGACCGCAACGGGCTCCCCATTGCTACGAGCGGTGCGCGCCGTGGTGGTGGGCGATGGGCGGGGCACGCCGTGTGATCAGCGTGGATGGATCCACGCGGCGTGCCCCACCCCCTTGGAGGCAGATCACGTGACGACTTACCTCGGTGGTGGTCAGGTCGACATCGCGCAAGCCGAGCTGAACCGGCACGCGGTATCGAGTGCAGATGGGCGGTGCATCGGCTGCGGGTCGCTCGGGTCGTGCTCTGTCCGTGACAGCGCCGTGCGGGTGTTCCGCATCGCGCTGCGTCTACCGCGCCGGGTCCCGGGGCGACGCGTCCGGAGTTGATCGGCGCACGACGGGTGGGCGGACCGCACTACTTCGGCGCTGCGCCACGGACCGCTGCCGAGCCGGCCCCTTCTCATGGATGACGACGATGACCTGGTCCGTCCCAGGCACCGCCCGCACCGGTCGCGCCGCTTCCCTGGCGGTCGGCCATGTGCCTGCCCAACCTGCCGCACCGCGCGCAAGGGGCGCCGGCCTTCTCCTGCGCCAATGTGGCCTACCTACTCGGCTTCTGGCTTCGTTCTCCCGCCTTCCGAGGCCGAGCCAGCGAGCGGGCCGGCGCAGATCGATTGGACCCGCGCGGCCGAGGTGGTGACCCGAGGCCAGCTCGGCCGCGCGTAAGGAATCGCACGAGTGAAAGGAGCCAACTCCTCCAGCACGTCCGCTCATGGCACCAACTCGTCATCTGTTACACCGAAGGAGACACGGCACCATGACCGACACGATCACTGGTAACCCGACCATCGAGGCGTACACCGGCCCGCTGGACCTGTCCCGCCCGGCGTTGGCGGCTGCGCGATGTCCGGCCTGGCTCGACTGCTGGCCGAGCTGGGCCACCAGGTCAGCGGCAGCGACATCCACGACTCGGCCACCCTGGCGACTCTGCGCGCGGCCGGCGTCCGGGTGCAGGTGGGCCACGACGCGGCGCACATCGAGGGCGCGTCGTGCGTCGTCTACACGACCGTTGCGCAGAACGCGCCGGAGGTCGACGCGGCGCGTTCCGCCGGCATCCCGGTGGTGCACCGGGCGCAGGTTCTGGACAAGCTGGCCGCCGGGCGGCGGCTGGTGGCGGTGTCCGGGTCGCACGGCAAGTCCACGACGGCCGGCATGCTCGCGCACATCCTGCGCACCCTCGGGCAGGACCCGACGTACCTCATCGGGGCCGATCTGAACGGGCCAAGCTCGGGCGCCCACCTCGGCGCGTCCCGGCTGCTGGTCGTGGAGGCGGACGAGTCGGACCGGTCGTTCCACTTCCTGGCCCCGTCGATCGCGGTCATCACCAACGTGACCGACGACCACCCGGAGAACTTCACCGACCACGCCGACGTGCTGCGCGCCTACGTCGGGTTCGGGGCGCGGATCGCACCGCACGGGTTCCTGATCGTCAATGCCGATTGCGTGGGCGCGATCGTGGCCGCCGATGTCATCGCCGCCGAGCGGCCCGATCTGACGGTGCTGCGCTACGGCCGCGACCGGGCGGCGGACGTGCGGCTGCTGGACGTGCACGCCGAGGGGTGGAGCGTGTCGGGGTCGGTGCGGATGCCCAACGGCGTCGAGGTCGGGGTGACCCTGCCGCGACCGGCCACGCACCACCTGGACAACGCGGTGGCGGCCGTGGCGTGCGCGGTGGCGCTCGGGCTCGACCCCGCCGAAGTGGCCGGCGCGGCGTGCACGTTCGGCGGGGTGCGCCGCCGGTTCGAGCACATCGACACCCGCTCCGGGGTGACGCTGATCGACTCGTACGCCGACCACCCGAACGAGATCGCCGCCGACCTGGACGCCGCGCGGACCCTGGCGCGGGGTCGGGTGTTCGTGGTGTTCCAGCCCTCCGGACACGCCCGGGTCCTGGCCTTCGGGAACCGAATCGGTGGGGTCCTGGCGGAGAAGGCCGACTACGTGCTGCTGCTCGACGTGCACGGCACCGTGCCGGAGGGTCGACCGGTCGCGGACGGCACGGCCATCCTGGGGCGGTTGCGTGACGGTGACTACTGCCTGCCGCTCGGTCCCGACCACGCCGCCCGGATCCTCGGTCGGATGGCCGGCCGCGGTGATGTGGTGCTGACCATGGGAACCGGTGACGTCACCGGCTACGGCCCGGCGATCCTGGACGCCCTGAGCAGCCGGTCCGAGGTCGCGTTGTCCGCGTGACCTCTACGCCTGGGCGGTGACAGCGCCGGGTTCCTCGTTCAGCTTGTCCGCGAGCGCGAGGAGCCCGGCGCTGTCGGCTGCTTTGACCAACACCACGTCGCCCGGCCGCAAGCCGTCGCGTAGCAGCTCCCACGCCTCGGCTACGTTTGCCGCCCGGTCCACCGTCGTGCCGGTGCCGGCGGCGGCGTCCGCGTATTGCCCGGCGTCGGCTCCGCCGATGGCTACGAGCCACCCGGCCCCGAGTTCGGCCACCTGCTGCCCGATCTCGCGGTGTACCTGGGCGGCGTGCTCGCCCAGGTCGGCCATCTCCCCGAGCACCGCGACCGCCCGCCGGCCGTTTCCGGCCATCGCCTTCAAGGCGCGCAGCGCGGCCCGCATCGCGTCGGGCGCGGCGTTGTAGGCGTCGTTGATGACGGTCACCCCGTCGGCGCGGGTGCGGACCTGCATCCGTCCCGGCGACACTGCCTCGGCCTGTGACACCGCCTCGGCTACCGCCTCGATCGGGTGACCAACCCGAGGGCGACGGTGGCGGCGGCCAGCGCGTTGGACGCCTGGTGCAGCCCGTAGAGACGCAACCGCACCTCGGCGGCCTGGCCGTCGTGCGCCAGCCGGAACCCGGCGCGGCCCAGCCACGGTCACGTCTTCGGCGCGTACGTCCGCCGGGTTGTCGATGCCGTAGGTATCAAGAGTGGCTACCTGCGGGCCAACCCGGCGCGCGAGGTGACCAAGCCGAAGCTCCGCGCCAAGCGGGGGACGGTCGTTCTACAGCCGCCGGACGTGGAGCGCATCATCGCCGCGATGCCGGACGCGCGGGGGAGTCGGCCGGACCGCTGGCGGTTGCTGGTCGAACTTGCCGTGGAGAGCGGCTGCCGGGCGGGCGAGCTCGCGGGGCTGCGGGTGCGGTACCTGGACACGACCGGTCGCCGGCTGAAGGTGGAGGCCACCGCGCAGGAGGTCAACGGGGAGATGCGGATCGGTACGCCCAAGAGCAAGGCCGGGCTCCGCACCGTGGACGGACTGAACGCCGACCTGTGCCGCCGCCTCGCCGCCCACGTCGAAGGCATGAGGCCGGATGACTACGTGTTCGGTGACGGGGATACGCCGTACCGGCACAACGCATGGAATAACCGGGTATGGCGACCGACCGTGGACGGGCTCGGGCTCCTCGGCGTGCGGTTCCACGACCTGCGGCACTACCACGCCAGCGCGTACCTCCTGCTGACCGGGGACGCGGTCCGTACGGCCAAGCGGCTCGGGCACGCCGACCCGTCCGTCACGCTGAAGGTGTACGGGCACGTCCTCGACCACCAGGGCAGCGACGTGTCGGCCGCGTTCGCCGAGCTGAGGGCCACGGCTCGCCAGCAGGTAGCCGCAGCCACCCCGGCACCCCTTCAGCCCGCATCGTCGACTACAGCGGGCGGAGTCGTTGACCTGGCCGCGTACCGCAGGCGCAGGGCGGGCTAGCGCCCGAAGGGTTGGCATCGAGGCCGTCCGCCGCTGGTGGGCGGCCTTCTTGCTGCGCGGAAAAGATCGTTGGACGACCCTAGTTCATCCATCGCTTTCAATGCATGCCGCTACCTGCGGCCTCCACGCCCCGATGAGGGCACGTCCAACGAGACAGGAGATAGGCAATGCTCGGTGATGTCGTCCACTACACCTTCGACGCCACGCAGGCGCAGTACGTCCGGATGCGCGGGGCGTCGACCGGAGTGACCCAGTTCCCCGGCGTCCCCGACCCGGCTGCCGGCACGACCCTCCCGGCCGAAATCGTCCACGAGTACGGCGACGGGACCGTGGACCTGCGGGTGAGCCTGCGCGGTCCCGGCATCCACTTCGTCCAGAACGTGCCGCAGGGCACGGCCGGTCAGCAGGGCCGTTGGGCGGTGGCTGCCTAATGGACACCAACGAGATGATCCAGGAGTTCATCGCCGCCTTCCCGCAGATCGTCGGGGAGCACGTCCGGGCGCAGCTCGGGAAGCAGGTACAGCACACGCTGACCGCAGCGCAGGCGGAGCGGCTCAACCGCTGGCCCGGCCGCAGCTACTCGGCAGGCCAGGTCGTGACGGCCCAGATCTCCGGAATGAAGATCGGCGCCGACTCGGACAGAGCTGTTCGCGAGTACGTCGACCTGCGCCTGGCCGACGGCACTGAGCTCACCACCGTCCCGCGCCCGTGGACGGAGGAGCTGTGACACCCGCCGAACTGGAAGCCATCAGGACCAGCGACCCCGAGCGGTACGAGGCGCTGACCGGGCCGGAGCGTGACCGGCAGTTGGCGGCAGCCGCCGCGCGGCGGGGCGACCCGCTGTACAGCAGCGAGCACGATCCCTGCCGCCCCACGCCCTACGAGCGGCAAGCCAGGGCCGAATACGAAGCCGCACGGGCGATCGGTGAACCCGAACCGCCGGTTTATGGGTCGAGCGGCGGCTGAGGTCCGCTGGCGGAGGAGTTCGACTTCTCGGGTGAACCCGCAAGATCATCACTGCTATAGTCGTGGGAGCGATCCCAGTCCAGTCGGGTGAACGGGGAGTAAATTTGAAAAACTTTTCTTGATCGGCTCCAGTCTTGCAAAGTTACTCAGGGGTACGGGGCGACTCCATCGTGCGAGGCTGCGTCGGAGTCGCCTCCACAGTGGGCATTAGTGCTGGTCATGGCGCTGGCAAAAGAGTGCGGCCCGCGAAATGCATCCATGGGCATAGTTAGAACATGTGTCCAAAAGCTGGATGATCGATTCAGGGAAATCCTAAGATGTGGGCAGCGAGGGGGTCGGTCCACATTGCTCTACGTGACCTCAAGATCAGCGTCGTACGGTCGCCTAGACTCTGATCTCGGCACGTCAACGTGAGGTGCCTGCGCAAAAGACAGACCCCGAGCGCGGACGTTCCGTGACCGTAGGTCTGGACGTCGAGCCGGGGTCCGTTCTCATTGGCGTGAGGCGGCTACGGTAACAGGCTTCAGTCGTCCCGTGTGGGCGATTGGTCCTTCTCGGCGTTTGGCGCAAACGTTATGAGGAGGTGTTGCCGTGACGGCAGCAGTCGGAACGCGGGCGCGGACGGGTGAGCGTTGCCCGGAGAGCGGTGTCTGGAAGGTCGTGGGCACTCCGTCCACGACGGCCCCCATCGCGAAGGGCAACGTCATGCCGCCGTACAACGGTCAGGCCGTGACGTGGGAGCTCATCCGCCTCGCGTGATGAGCAGGTGACTCGGGGCCGCCCGCCGCTGGTGGGCGGCCCCGAGGGCTTGAACAGGGACGCCTAGAACAGAGGCTGATCGAGGTCGTCATCGCTGTCTTGCTCGGCAGGGTCGGGCTCCACCGCCGAGGGGACCTCAACGAGGTCGATCCCTCGTGGGTCGTACAGCCAGTACAGCCGCCCCTCCTTTTCCTGCCGGCCAGACAGGCGCATCGCAAGCCCCTCTCGGAAAGCCTGGATCGCTTGGTCGTACAGCTCTTCAGGTAGCCGGACCCGGAGCTTCTTGGCTTGCGAACCCTCGATGACGTTCAAGCGGATCACGCCCGCAGTGCCTGGCCTAGGCCGGTCGAGCAGGGTCACCGTCCCGAGTGCTGTGACGCCGACTGAAGGCTCAGTCCGGGCGAACCGGGTACTGGCGCTCTCAAGAGCAACGACATCCGATGGCTCGAACTGGACGTAGGTCGGACCGGGTGCATCTTCCCGCCAGTCCCGCCACTCCACGCCGACCTCGGCCCCGTCTGAGTTGGCGACAAGCCGAGCTAGGGCCTGCGTCAGCTCATATGAGACCCCGTACTGGACTGCTTCATCAAAGGCGGCACTGGATGATGTGCGGTTGAACTGGTCTGTTGCCTCCCGGGTGGCTTCCAAGCTCGATACCAACGTGCGCGTAACCTGACGGCCCGTCAGGGCCTCGCCGAAGCCCGGCAGCGGTACGTCTATACCAGCAATGTCGCCTACGGGAGTTAGCGCCGTAACGACATAGCTGCCTATCTCCGTCTGTCCCATGCGGACACTGTTCATGTACGCCTTGGCGGAGGTCCAATGCTTGTTTCCGAAATACTGGGTCTTCTCCCGTTGAGCCTTGGCAGCCGCTTCAAGCAATCGAGTAGACGAGGCGATCAATGATTGACCGGATGACCAGGGAATCGTTCCGTGTGGCGTAGGCATCTCCTTGCGGAATCGGACCAGATCGCCTATGCCCACGTCAAGCCTGGTGAGCATCCGCTCATAATCTAGACCGGAGATGTCCCCGACGGTCGCGACTGCGTCGGTCAGCAGATTCCGAAAGTCGGCATGCCCCACGTCCAACGGAACCACAACACTCTGACCGACGGTCGGTGGAGCTAGTCGCAGGTACAACCCTTCGCGCCCGCCACGGATCGTCCAGCCCTGGCGCTGTAGATACGCTACGGTCTGGCTCGGGCTGATCCACGAGCCATCCAGCGCCACGGCGTCCGTCGGGATGGTCATGCTCGACCACCGGCTCCGATGCGCCGCATGATGTCGCAGAGAGCGAACTCGTCAAAGACCTGAGATGTGGGAACCCTAACTACCGTCTCGTCCCTGCCGGTAATCGGGTGTCCTTCGAGGTTCCGCCAATAGCAACAGTGGCGGAGCATCATGTGGTTGGAACCTACCTCGATCCACTGTCCGATGTCGCGAGGCACCAGCATGGCTATCAAGATTGTTGAAGTGATGACGGGCGAGTGCGCCAGGCGAGCTAGCTGACTGTTCGGCAACGAGATCGGAATCGAATCCAGATCGCTTGCCGGCGCGACCTGATATGTGCTCTTCAGTTGGACCCGGAGATCCACCTCGAAGTCGTGAAGATGCTCGGTCGATTGATGGCTGATCTTCCAGTCAATCCCTCGATCCCGATTGGGCTTCGAGAGGGAGCAGCGGAACCTGTCAAGTCAACTGAAGTTATCTCAACAAGATTCGGATAGGTATTTGTATTCGAAGTGGGTCAGGTGTAATGCGGCGGCGACGATGTCGCCGATTCGGCGTGGGCTGATGTTCGTGTGGCGGAGCGTCTTCCAGCGTCCGATCAGGATGGCGAAGCCGCGTTCGCCTTGCCATCGCAGGCCGCGGAGCAGTCGGTTGTAGGCGCGGTTGTCGGGCGCGAGGCGGCTGCCGTCGGTGGGCTGCTTGATCGGGGTCTTGATGCCGTGGCCTGTGCTTTCGTAGCCGGAGTCGGCCAGGGCGGGCAGGTCGAGTTCGGCGGCGGACCAGTTCAGGGCGGCGGTGACGCCGAGTTCGCGGGCGCAGCTGGTGTCATGCAGATGCCCGGGCATCGCCGCCGATGTCCAGATCGGTAGCCCG from Micromonospora craniellae encodes the following:
- a CDS encoding tetratricopeptide repeat protein; the protein is MSHAEVARALVRVAQESNANEFVGVGRSHVSHWIAGSKPSGRAPVLLCEALSRKLGRVVTLDEIGLPGQPLSSADMLGWQVDTLSALTELGRVDVDAERRRVLSTAAYSLAALALPSDRWWTHMAERGQTRGAAAGRHVSKGDVEAVIDMVSLFSRVDQRRGGGHARSAVVQYLTSDVATYLRGRYADENLRRDMFTAASELAYLAGWMAFDNGEHNVGQHYFNVAVKLAAEADNPAMAGHVLRAMAHQAVDLGHHKHALDLAAASVDGKRYESASPRERALLGVVYARALAVNGEKQRSARALLRAEDDLSSASQGDDEPGRVFFFAEASLAHETACALRDTGDLAGAARHFRRSVRTRKASAFTRTHAVTLGYMGAVQARQGEIEEACGTWSRALDAMDGVRSGRTRQVAVDMRAILAPYTRRNIRAVRDIDTRAKSYLATFA
- a CDS encoding UDP-N-acetylmuramate--L-alanine ligase, coding for MSGLARLLAELGHQVSGSDIHDSATLATLRAAGVRVQVGHDAAHIEGASCVVYTTVAQNAPEVDAARSAGIPVVHRAQVLDKLAAGRRLVAVSGSHGKSTTAGMLAHILRTLGQDPTYLIGADLNGPSSGAHLGASRLLVVEADESDRSFHFLAPSIAVITNVTDDHPENFTDHADVLRAYVGFGARIAPHGFLIVNADCVGAIVAADVIAAERPDLTVLRYGRDRAADVRLLDVHAEGWSVSGSVRMPNGVEVGVTLPRPATHHLDNAVAAVACAVALGLDPAEVAGAACTFGGVRRRFEHIDTRSGVTLIDSYADHPNEIAADLDAARTLARGRVFVVFQPSGHARVLAFGNRIGGVLAEKADYVLLLDVHGTVPEGRPVADGTAILGRLRDGDYCLPLGPDHAARILGRMAGRGDVVLTMGTGDVTGYGPAILDALSSRSEVALSA
- a CDS encoding glutamate ligase domain-containing protein codes for the protein MSQAEAVSPGRMQVRTRADGVTVINDAYNAAPDAMRAALRALKAMAGNGRRAVAVLGEMADLGEHAAQVHREIGQQVAELGAGWLVAIGGADAGQYADAAAGTGTTVDRAANVAEAWELLRDGLRPGDVVLVKAADSAGLLALADKLNEEPGAVTAQA
- a CDS encoding site-specific integrase — protein: MTKPKLRAKRGTVVLQPPDVERIIAAMPDARGSRPDRWRLLVELAVESGCRAGELAGLRVRYLDTTGRRLKVEATAQEVNGEMRIGTPKSKAGLRTVDGLNADLCRRLAAHVEGMRPDDYVFGDGDTPYRHNAWNNRVWRPTVDGLGLLGVRFHDLRHYHASAYLLLTGDAVRTAKRLGHADPSVTLKVYGHVLDHQGSDVSAAFAELRATARQQVAAATPAPLQPASSTTAGGVVDLAAYRRRRAG
- a CDS encoding NUDIX hydrolase, translating into MLGDVVHYTFDATQAQYVRMRGASTGVTQFPGVPDPAAGTTLPAEIVHEYGDGTVDLRVSLRGPGIHFVQNVPQGTAGQQGRWAVAA